One Desulfobulbus propionicus DSM 2032 DNA segment encodes these proteins:
- a CDS encoding diguanylate cyclase → MNRRSAHNEHLPTQSTTRPQTVVVADDSVTMRTIIQKELEASGFTVVTCSDGLETLMSLRGMETPPDLITLDIDMPRMDGFACCEQLRALERQGLFGNPEAQIPVLFVSANDTFENRSRGFHLGSLEFISKPFDRGDIAAAVCKVLRPQSIFSGMTALVVDDNQSVRKMVGACLERIGLSIIEAVNGRQAYARMQEHVDRIDLAIVDFDMPIMCGDEFIHLSRQLPETEHLPMLSLSGSGDANAVLRMFRAGATDYLVKPFIAEELLARVQVHLQLRRHMRRLEEMNRNLYDKAVNDALTGLRNKRYFQEAFEEAFARAQRIGIDVSCLFFDLDHFKQVNDTCGHGFGDYVLKTVGALIKETVRRGDLAARFGGEEFVVALPNTDLGQAKCVAEKIRRLIAAHPFRDQGLQWRVTVSIGVASLLSARPSSACGLLQLADQALYRAKRAGRDRVETAES, encoded by the coding sequence ATGAACCGAAGATCAGCGCACAATGAACATCTGCCGACACAATCAACCACGCGGCCACAAACCGTGGTGGTGGCGGACGACAGCGTCACCATGCGGACCATCATCCAGAAGGAGCTGGAGGCATCCGGGTTTACGGTCGTCACCTGCAGCGATGGACTGGAAACCCTGATGTCGCTGCGCGGGATGGAGACGCCGCCGGATCTGATCACCCTGGATATCGACATGCCGCGGATGGACGGCTTTGCCTGCTGCGAACAACTCCGGGCACTGGAGCGGCAGGGGCTGTTCGGCAATCCCGAGGCCCAGATTCCGGTGCTGTTTGTCAGCGCCAACGATACCTTTGAAAATCGCAGTCGCGGTTTTCACCTCGGCAGCCTGGAATTTATCTCCAAACCTTTTGACCGGGGCGATATCGCGGCCGCGGTCTGCAAGGTGTTGCGGCCGCAATCCATTTTTTCCGGCATGACCGCCCTGGTGGTCGACGACAACCAGAGCGTGCGCAAAATGGTCGGCGCCTGTCTCGAACGGATCGGCCTGTCGATCATTGAAGCGGTCAATGGCAGGCAGGCCTATGCTCGGATGCAGGAACATGTCGACCGCATCGATCTGGCCATTGTCGATTTCGACATGCCGATCATGTGCGGGGATGAATTCATCCATCTCAGCCGCCAGCTTCCGGAAACCGAGCATTTGCCCATGCTGTCGCTCAGCGGTTCGGGCGACGCCAACGCGGTGTTGCGGATGTTCCGCGCTGGGGCCACCGATTATCTGGTCAAGCCGTTCATTGCCGAGGAACTGCTGGCCAGGGTGCAGGTGCATCTGCAGCTCAGGCGTCACATGCGCCGCCTGGAGGAAATGAACAGGAATCTGTATGACAAGGCGGTGAACGATGCACTGACCGGCCTGCGCAACAAACGCTATTTTCAGGAAGCCTTTGAGGAGGCCTTTGCCAGGGCCCAGCGTATCGGTATCGACGTCAGCTGCCTGTTTTTCGACCTGGACCATTTCAAGCAGGTGAATGATACCTGTGGACACGGTTTTGGCGATTATGTCCTGAAAACCGTGGGCGCTTTGATCAAGGAAACGGTGCGCCGCGGTGACTTGGCCGCCCGATTCGGCGGTGAGGAATTCGTCGTTGCCCTGCCCAATACCGATCTGGGCCAGGCCAAATGCGTGGCCGAGAAGATTCGCCGGTTGATCGCCGCCCATCCCTTTCGCGACCAGGGGCTCCAGTGGCGGGTGACGGTGAGTATCGGCGTGGCTTCGCTCCTGAGCGCCCGGCCCTCCTCGGCGTGCGGCCTGCTGCAACTGGCCGATCAGGCGCTTTATCGTGCCAAGAGAGCCGGCCGCGACCGGGTGGAGACGGCTGAAAGCTGA